The Stenotrophomonas sp. ASS1 genome segment GCGCTGGTAGGCCGGGCGTTCGCGCAGGCGGGCGTACCAGTCGGCCAGGTGCGGCAGTTCCGGGCGCTGGATGGGCAGTTCGAACCAGGCATAGATCAGCGAGCCCAGCGGGATGTCACCCATCGCGAACGTCTCGCCCGACAGCCACGGCTGTCTGGCCAACGTGGCATCGGCCATCGCCAGGTAGTCACCGGCACGCACGATGGCGGCATTGATGCGCGCTTCGTCGCGGTCAGCTGGGGCGGTGCGCATGATGCCCCAGATCAGGTCGGTGTACAGCGGCGCCATGCGCGAGGTGCTCCAGTCCATCCACTTCTCGGCCTGGGCGCGTTCCATCGGGTCTTCGGCGTACAGCGTGCCCAGCGCGTAGCGCGCACTCAGATAGCGCACGATGGTATTCGATTCCCACAGCGGCAGGCCATGGTCTTCGATCACCGGCACCAGGCTGTTGGGATTCATCGCCAGGTACTCCGGCGTCTGCGTGCCGCCGTGGCTGCCACCGACTTCGATGGACTCATACGGCAGGCCGATTTCCTCGGCGCACCACAGCACCTTGCGGACGTTGCTGGAATTGCGGCGGCCCCAGATCTTCAACATGCGGGTTTTTTCCTTGCTGGCAATGCGAGCGGCAACGATACGCCTGATCGGAGTGGGTGTGTGGGTGGCGGATGCGGGATCTGGCATCTGGGGCTTGCCGGCCAGCGGCCGGCACTACCGGTTCCTTTCCGGCCAGCGGCCGGCACTACCGGTTTTTCTTCGGCAGCGCGCGCACGTAGGAGGACTTGCCGTCCTTCTTCAGCTCGAACAGGCCGATCGCTGCCAGCAGGTCACTGAGCTTGCCGTAACCGTAGTTGCGCGGATCGAACGAGGCCTGGTTGCCGATCTGGCTGCCGACCGGGCCAAGGTGCGACCAGCCATCCTCGCCCTCGGCCGAGGACACCGCACGGCGCAGCATCTTCACCAGCCGCGTATCGCTGCGCATTTCCGCGCCGCTCTTGCGTGGACGCGCATCGTCGTTGGCCACTGGCTCGTTCGGTGCCTGTTCGTTCGATGACTGTTCGGTATCCTGCACGCTGGCATGGGTCTGGCCCAGCGCTTCCAGATAGGTGAACTTCGAACACGCATTGACGAACGGTTCCGGCGTTTTCTTCTCGCCGAAGCCATAGACCTTCACGCCATCGGTCAGCAGGCGCATCACCATCGGGGTGAAGTCGGCATCGCTGGACACGATGGCGAAGCCATCCAGATTGCGCGCGTACAGCAGGTCCATGGCATCGATCACCATCGCCATGTCCGACGCGTTCTTGCCTTTGCTGTAGGCGAACTGCTGGATCGGGCGGATCGCATATTCGTGCAGCACGGCCTCCCAACCCTTCAACCGCGGGCTCTTCCAGTTGCCATAGGCGCGGCGCACGTTGGCCACGCCGTAGCGGGCGACTTCGGCCAGGACCTCGTCGATCTTCGAGGCCGGCGCGTTGTCGGCGTCGATCAACAGGGCGATGCGCTTTTCCGGTTCGCTCATGGACTCCTCGCGGGCGGTTGCCTGAACCCGAGTATCGCCGATCCACGCGGGCGCTGACGTGACAGGGCGCCATCGTGCGAAGATGCCAGGCGCTTCCCCCAATGCCCCCACTGGAGTGAGTCGATGAGTCGCGAGCGCGTTCCCCACCTGGTTGTTGTCGGCGGCGGTTTTGCCGGTCTCTGGGCCACCCGTGCCCTGGCCCGCGAGCGCATACGCATCACCCTGGTC includes the following:
- a CDS encoding glutathione S-transferase, which encodes MLKIWGRRNSSNVRKVLWCAEEIGLPYESIEVGGSHGGTQTPEYLAMNPNSLVPVIEDHGLPLWESNTIVRYLSARYALGTLYAEDPMERAQAEKWMDWSTSRMAPLYTDLIWGIMRTAPADRDEARINAAIVRAGDYLAMADATLARQPWLSGETFAMGDIPLGSLIYAWFELPIQRPELPHLADWYARLRERPAYQRGVMSPLT
- a CDS encoding NYN domain-containing protein, coding for MSEPEKRIALLIDADNAPASKIDEVLAEVARYGVANVRRAYGNWKSPRLKGWEAVLHEYAIRPIQQFAYSKGKNASDMAMVIDAMDLLYARNLDGFAIVSSDADFTPMVMRLLTDGVKVYGFGEKKTPEPFVNACSKFTYLEALGQTHASVQDTEQSSNEQAPNEPVANDDARPRKSGAEMRSDTRLVKMLRRAVSSAEGEDGWSHLGPVGSQIGNQASFDPRNYGYGKLSDLLAAIGLFELKKDGKSSYVRALPKKNR